The Bacteroides sp. AN502(2024) DNA segment AATGCCGATACGCTCATCGATGAACTCCGCCGTTCTCTGGGCGACCTCATTCTTGTCATTATTCGCATTCACATTATACATCTCGAGCAACTTGTTGATGAAGTCCTTACCGCGGCGAACGTCTGAATCTTTTAACGATATCACCACTACAGAAGTCATCTTCGACGTGGGAGATATCGAGAGAGCAGTGGCATATCCTTTCGCTACGGAAGAAGGCCTGTGGATGAAAGCGGTGATACGACGTTCCTGTGTCACGCTGTCCGGACGGACCGATGACAGTGTATCGGTATTCGCAAAGAAAGCGACCGTACCCTCATCGGTAGGGAATACGGCAGGCAGTTTATCAAACTGTTTCCGGTATTCCTTTTCCCCTACAGCAATCCGAACATCCATCGAGCCCGCAGGCTGCAAGGTCATACTCACCTCCATCGGATGAGGAAGCTTATCCGCCTCCTGAGGAGTCAGGCTCACCACCACGGGTGAGGTGCGGTAAAGTTCCCTGACGGGAAACTCGTCTTCATCCTTGTAAGTCACGAATAAACTCAGATTGTTGACCACTTCTCTTGCCAGTGACTTGGATTTCAGCACCTCGATCTCATTGTCCACGTTGCTCGAAGAGGAGACGAAACCGTCCAGTCCCATTTTCTCCAGTTCGGAGGACATGCTGGTACCGCCGCCTTTCTTGTCATCCTTGATCAGGACCGTGGCGGATATATTATAAACGGGCGTTGCCAGGCGCAGGTATCCCCATGCACAAGCGATACACACAATCACCGAAACCACGAACCAGGGCCAATGGACCAGGCAGCGGAAAAGGATTTCCTGAATATTCATCTGCTCTTCCGGTTGCTCAAAGCGGTTCTCTCCTTTTTCCTCAATCATATCTATGTTACTATTCTATATTACTATTTGAAAATGGTTACCAATAAACTTGCCAATGACACCAGGATAGAGGTGGCGGAGAACCAAAGACTGGTACTGTTACCGATATCGGAGTTACGTGCCTTCGCCTTGTTCGGGGTCACATAAACGATGTCATTCTGCTGTAACCAGTAGTACGGAGAAAGGATGGTTTCCGCCTTGTTCAGATCCAGTGTTATGATCTCCTGTTTACCGTCAGCACCCTCACGGATCAATTTGACATTCTCACGGACTCCCCAGACGGTCATGTCACCAGCCATGGCAAGGGCTTCCAGAAGGTTCACTTTCTCATTGCTGATTGTAAACGTGCCGGGACGGGTGACCTCACCCAGTACGGAGATCTTATAGTTCACCATACGGACGGTCACGATCGGGGTCTCCTTGATATAGGGTTTCAGCTTGTCTATGATCAGTTGTTCGGCCTCTCTTTTGGTCAGTCCTCCGATTCTCAACTCACCCAGGACAGGAAAGTTGATCTTCCCTTCATTATCCACCAAATAAGGCTGCAGGACAGGTTGGGTAGTCAGCTGGGTAGTACCGGCAGCCACACCCGCAGGGCTGGCCACTGTCAGATTGAAAGGGACAGCCAATTCCGGACTGGTACATGAGACCACAATGGTAAGCAGGTCCTTGGGCATGATCTTGGCATCATACAGACTCTCCTGTTGCACGGTCTGCTGCACAGCTTCCGCATCCTGAAGATAAGGTACTTTCTTATATGACTGGCAGGAAGCGAGCAATAATATCACAACCAGGCAGGCAAATACATGGCGTCCCACACTTTGCATATTCATATACATGTAAAATGATTTATTCATAAAAAAACATTTGGTTTATTATTCTTTATCCAATACCTCAAATCTCGGTGAGTTCTTTGATTTGAACTCAGGAACCACTTTCTTCATGAGTCTGACAGTATCCATGATCCTTACCGCACGCGACAGCTTCTCGAACTCTTCATACGTGTCAAGGATATCGGCATATTCATATCTTCTCACCTTCGCTATCATGATCTTCTTGTTCCCGGTGGGAATCGTATTTTCCTTGTCGCTCAACACTTCCTCATAGAGTTTTTCTCCGGGACGCAAGCCGGTGAACTCGATCCTGATGTCCTCACCCGGACGGTAGCCCGCCAACTCGATCATGCGCGTAGCCAGGTCAACGATCTTCACCGCCTGCCCCATCTCAAAGACAAAGATCTCATTGCCCTGGCCCATCGTGGCGGCCTCCATCACCAGACGGCAGGCTTCGGGGATGGTCATGAAGAAGCGGATGATATCGGGATGGGTGACCGTCACAGGCCCGCCGTTCTCGATCTGTTCCTTAAAGCGGGGAATGACCGAACCGTTACTGCCCAGCACATTACCGAAGCGGGTCGTGATGAAACGGGTACGACCCTTCACCTTTCCCTCACCGATGGCACAACCCAGGCTCTGCACGTAGATTTCAGCCAGTCGTTTGGAACAGCCCATCACGTTCGTGGGGTTCACAGCCTTATCCGTGGAGACCATGACCATTTTCTCCGCACCGTATTCCACCGCCATGTCGGCAACCTGTCGCGAACCTATCACATTGACAAGGACAGCCTCGCAGGGATTCTCCTCCATCAAAGGAACGTGTTTGTAGGCGGCCGCATGAAAGACGATCTGGGGATGGTAGAGCTCAAATACCATACGGACACGCTCCTTCACACGGACGTCACCGATCACAGGGACAAAATCCATCCCGGGATAGTTCTTCTCGAACTCCAGACGGACATTGTGAAGGGGAGTTTCCGCTGAGTCGAACATGACGAGTCTCTGAATCCCCATCTGTACCAGCTGGCGACAAAGCTCACTGCCGATACTGCCCGCGGCACCGGTCACCAGCACCACTTTGCCACGGAACTCTTCCGCAACCTGACGGAGGTTGATGTTGATTTCCGCACGGCCAAGTAGATCCTCGATCTTGATGGGGCGGACCCACTGGTGAAAGTTCCCGTCGGAATCGGCCTCGCTGATGGTAGGGGCGATCAGTGTCTTGAGTCCATGGTCCTTGCAATATTCCAGAAGCCGTTTCTCTTCCTGACGGGTGTCCTCGTAACGGGCAAAAAGAATACCCTTAATTCCGCGCTTACGTATGATATAGTCCACATCAGACCCGCTCTCAAAGTAATAGACGGGAAGATCCGTCAGACGGCGGCGGCTGTTGGTTTTGCCATAAACGTAAAAGCCTGCCACCTTATAATGGGCACTGTTACGGAGACGCAGTTTCAAGGCTACACTCTTTTCGTCGGTACCGTAGATTAGGATACGCGTGTTCTTCTTGTTCACCCAATCCAGCAGCAGGTCATAGACGATGATCAATGATACACGGAAGACTGTCAGAATCACCATGGTCAACAACCCGTCAAACAGAAGGCAGGATACTTTATATTGATCCGGCAGCCGGGTCTCACAGATAAGCCCAAAAGAGATGATAGCCAGACAGACAACTTTGAATAATACCGCACAGATGATACGCCACAGTTCGCGGGCCTGGGAAAAACGGATCGTATTACGGTAAGTATGGAACAATAAGGAACCTGCGACACTTGCCGTCAAAGAGA contains these protein-coding regions:
- a CDS encoding polysaccharide biosynthesis/export family protein yields the protein MNKSFYMYMNMQSVGRHVFACLVVILLLASCQSYKKVPYLQDAEAVQQTVQQESLYDAKIMPKDLLTIVVSCTSPELAVPFNLTVASPAGVAAGTTQLTTQPVLQPYLVDNEGKINFPVLGELRIGGLTKREAEQLIIDKLKPYIKETPIVTVRMVNYKISVLGEVTRPGTFTISNEKVNLLEALAMAGDMTVWGVRENVKLIREGADGKQEIITLDLNKAETILSPYYWLQQNDIVYVTPNKAKARNSDIGNSTSLWFSATSILVSLASLLVTIFK
- a CDS encoding polysaccharide biosynthesis protein encodes the protein MENTLKGIVQYVRKNYFSYWVVLGIDTALSVLCSLVAYAVIHYMGHVPMSDRLLCQLVVFSLTASVAGSLLFHTYRNTIRFSQARELWRIICAVLFKVVCLAIISFGLICETRLPDQYKVSCLLFDGLLTMVILTVFRVSLIIVYDLLLDWVNKKNTRILIYGTDEKSVALKLRLRNSAHYKVAGFYVYGKTNSRRRLTDLPVYYFESGSDVDYIIRKRGIKGILFARYEDTRQEEKRLLEYCKDHGLKTLIAPTISEADSDGNFHQWVRPIKIEDLLGRAEININLRQVAEEFRGKVVLVTGAAGSIGSELCRQLVQMGIQRLVMFDSAETPLHNVRLEFEKNYPGMDFVPVIGDVRVKERVRMVFELYHPQIVFHAAAYKHVPLMEENPCEAVLVNVIGSRQVADMAVEYGAEKMVMVSTDKAVNPTNVMGCSKRLAEIYVQSLGCAIGEGKVKGRTRFITTRFGNVLGSNGSVIPRFKEQIENGGPVTVTHPDIIRFFMTIPEACRLVMEAATMGQGNEIFVFEMGQAVKIVDLATRMIELAGYRPGEDIRIEFTGLRPGEKLYEEVLSDKENTIPTGNKKIMIAKVRRYEYADILDTYEEFEKLSRAVRIMDTVRLMKKVVPEFKSKNSPRFEVLDKE